The Acyrthosiphon pisum isolate AL4f unplaced genomic scaffold, pea_aphid_22Mar2018_4r6ur Scaffold_1566;HRSCAF=2057, whole genome shotgun sequence genomic sequence TAGTTTCATCTGTAGTCTACTCgtatcatttaaaaacaatcagAGAGTATCGGTTATATTTTGGACACAATTTAAACTTGATGGAAccagagaaaaatattttagatttaaaatgccCTTACCTGTTTTAGCCACTGAGTCAATGCCGTCGCTCTTTTGTTGAAGCTTCTATACACTTCAAGAGCATGACCAAACCTTTCGGAAACTTGCAAATCAGTGAACAAGTATTCGATCACCTGAATATTAAAGTAGTTAAAACAGAATCAGTATCTGGAATATTATTAGACGTTTAGACGTATTcgtatttaaactatttaggtaTAGTTACTTGTAGAATAGCAAATACTTCTCTTGAAGTACAATACGGAAATTGAACACCGGGCAACATGGTCTGTGCCATCCGAACGCATAGAGCGGCTTGGTGCATCGAGTCCCTAGTTTTCAATGCTTGACGAAATCTTATAGATTCGTCCCTGTAGTATAATTATGCAAATTCCATTAAAACGAACAGtgatatatcaaaaaattaaaaattaacgaattaatgaAAAGTACTTACTCTTCGGTCCGCAGTGAATGCCAACTTTTATATGCCGTACGACTATAATCCGCCGAGTCTTGGGCAAATAACGTGGCGTCT encodes the following:
- the LOC100573553 gene encoding uncharacterized protein LOC100573553; the encoded protein is MHQAALCVRMAQTMLPGVQFPYCTSREVFAILQVIEYLFTDLQVSERFGHALEVYRSFNKRATALTQWLKQTTDETIHKDVEEVDERINDLASILSQERTMNRTEFRETNSERYNILGSHQRIVTKWLGDTIGPKKEYIELHSRFRL